A genomic region of Gordonia crocea contains the following coding sequences:
- a CDS encoding oxygenase MpaB family protein, producing the protein MTATVSSATAATITGAQNWDEVAAHHPDHVHAMAQGLLVGDPRADAVITELFSGAAHRWTDIVSALDDPSLVDPTLLAGAPEFRAFLEHASTPPAWFDPALARAGADAWWRFGSLQSSTLYQSLIYGYQARGFTRPLAATGRLTEGTWDRVQATARWVTLATAPGLMDVGAGGWVETLRIRLVHAMVRHHLHAANDWDDDAWGVPINQTYAQLTITAGFLALPLHIAKDFGIHYSRADLEAITHLWRWIGWVIGVEENLLPTSYEDAMRIWRISREFQLQPHEDAKTLVRALLDDGYRADLGLPGPLNNAFHLVTKPFLRPVFAAVSTRWVDAEIATAMGLRSTPLHHLVDLARPVVRSRELVRAIGLLGSERTVARRELRLVTWRLGIDLTDPKIVGARYRAADENRMDSVA; encoded by the coding sequence ATGACTGCAACCGTGTCTTCGGCAACGGCGGCCACCATCACCGGCGCACAGAACTGGGACGAGGTGGCCGCCCACCACCCCGACCACGTCCACGCCATGGCGCAGGGACTCCTCGTCGGCGACCCGCGGGCCGACGCGGTGATCACCGAGCTGTTCTCCGGGGCCGCGCACCGGTGGACCGACATCGTCTCCGCGCTCGACGACCCCAGCCTCGTCGACCCGACCTTGCTCGCCGGGGCGCCCGAGTTCCGCGCCTTCCTCGAGCACGCGAGCACCCCACCCGCCTGGTTCGACCCGGCGCTGGCCCGAGCCGGCGCCGACGCCTGGTGGCGCTTCGGGTCGCTGCAGTCGAGCACGCTGTACCAATCGCTGATCTACGGCTATCAGGCCCGCGGCTTCACCCGCCCGCTCGCCGCCACCGGGCGCCTGACCGAGGGGACCTGGGACCGGGTCCAGGCGACGGCCCGCTGGGTCACCCTGGCCACCGCGCCCGGGCTGATGGACGTCGGGGCCGGGGGCTGGGTGGAGACCCTGCGGATCCGCCTGGTCCACGCAATGGTGCGCCACCACCTGCATGCCGCGAACGACTGGGACGACGACGCCTGGGGCGTCCCGATCAACCAGACCTACGCGCAGCTGACCATCACCGCGGGTTTCCTGGCCCTGCCGCTGCACATCGCCAAAGACTTCGGCATCCACTACTCGCGGGCCGACCTCGAGGCCATCACCCACCTCTGGCGGTGGATCGGATGGGTCATCGGCGTCGAGGAGAACCTGCTGCCGACCAGCTACGAGGACGCCATGCGGATCTGGCGGATCTCCCGCGAGTTCCAACTGCAGCCCCACGAGGACGCCAAGACCCTGGTACGAGCCCTGCTCGACGACGGGTACCGCGCCGACCTGGGCCTGCCGGGCCCGCTCAACAATGCCTTCCACCTCGTGACGAAACCGTTCCTGCGACCGGTGTTCGCCGCCGTGTCGACTCGATGGGTCGACGCCGAGATCGCCACCGCAATGGGACTGCGCTCCACGCCGCTGCACCACCTCGTCGACCTGGCCCGCCCGGTGGTCCGATCCCGCGAGCTGGTCCGGGCGATCGGCCTGCTCGGGTCCGAGCGCACCGTCGCGCGCCGCGAACTGCGGCTGGTCACCTGGCGGTTGGGGATCGACCTGACCGACCCGAAGATCGTCGGCGCCCGCTACCGCGCCGCCGACGAGAACCGGATGGACAGCGTCGCATGA
- a CDS encoding TetR/AcrR family transcriptional regulator, giving the protein MAEQTRVRRGRGRPPGPPVDQKQRRAQLLDAAEAAIRESGPDVGLADVAAAAGLTRSAVYASFADRNALLTALANRHARLIVERLGAIIGGITDPADQTRAAIDILAGWFEDEPELARALSAHLLPTTPSADGVVVDALTSILTEGFRARGRDEAPAATWAHALVGAISTTIAWWSTTRTVSRSDVVDHLFLLVWSGFAGLG; this is encoded by the coding sequence ATGGCCGAGCAGACACGAGTACGACGCGGCCGGGGCCGCCCACCCGGTCCGCCGGTCGATCAGAAGCAGCGGCGGGCACAACTGCTCGACGCCGCCGAAGCCGCGATCCGCGAGTCGGGGCCCGACGTCGGGTTGGCCGATGTCGCAGCGGCCGCCGGACTCACCCGGTCGGCGGTCTACGCCTCCTTCGCCGACCGCAACGCGCTGCTCACCGCCCTGGCCAACCGACATGCCCGCCTCATCGTCGAACGGCTTGGCGCGATCATCGGCGGCATCACCGATCCGGCCGATCAGACCCGTGCCGCCATCGACATTTTGGCCGGGTGGTTCGAGGACGAACCCGAACTCGCCCGGGCACTGTCGGCGCACCTGCTGCCGACCACCCCGTCGGCTGACGGAGTCGTGGTCGACGCGCTGACCTCGATCCTCACCGAGGGATTCCGGGCGCGCGGCCGCGACGAGGCGCCCGCCGCGACGTGGGCGCATGCCCTCGTCGGCGCCATCTCGACGACGATCGCATGGTGGTCGACCACGCGTACGGTCAGTCGGTCCGACGTCGTCGACCACCTGTTCCTGCTCGTCTGGTCGGGCTTCGCCGGCCTCGGCTGA